The nucleotide sequence CGCCGCGGAACTGCTGCGGCTGCGCGGTCTCGGCGAACAGGTAGACCTTGCCGAGGTCGCCGAGGTCTACCTGCCGCTCTCCCGGCTGATCAATCTCCAGGTCGCCGCCCGGCAACGGCTGTACGAAGCGACCACCACCTTTCTCGGCGAAGACAGCCGGGGCACCAAGGTGCCGTACATCATCGGGATCGCGGGCAGCGTCGCCGTCGGCAAGTCGACCACTGCGCGCATCCTGCGCACCCTGCTCGCCCGCTGGCCGGATCACCCCAGGGTCGACCTGGTCACCACCGACGGTTTCCTCTACCCGCGTGCGGAACTGGTGCGGCGCGGGATCATGCACCGCAAGGGTTTCCCGGAAAGCTACGACCGGCGGGCGCTGCTGCGGTTCGTCACCGACGTGAAGTCCGGGGCGGAACGGGTCAGCGCTCCGGTGTACTCGCACCTCGCCTACGACATCCTTCCCGACGAAGAGCAGGTCGTTCAGCGGCCCGACATCCTGATCCTCGAAGGATTGAACGTCCTGCAGCCCGGCCCCCGGCTCACCGTCTCCGATCTGTTCGACTTCTCGATCTACGTGGACGCGCCGACGACCGACATCGAACGCTGGTACATCGAGCGCTTCCTCAAGCTGCGGCACACCGCTTTCGCGGACCCCGCTTCGCACTTCCACCACTTCGCCGGCCTCCCGGACGACGAGGCCCGCGCCGAGGCACGCCACCTGTGGCGCACGATCAACGAGCCGAACCTGATGGAGAACATCAAGCCGACGCGGCCCCGGGCGACGCTCGTCCTCCGCAAGGACGCCGACCACACGATCAACCGGGTCCGGCTGCGCAAGCTCTGAGGCCGTAGGCGGAACTCGGGTGATCGGAGCCGTGACTCACGTGCGCGGGGGCGCAACACGCGTGCCCGAAGGCCGAACACGCGTGTTCGGAGCCGCAACTCACGTGATCTAGGGCGGAACTCGCGTGATCGGAGCCGTAACTCACGTGGCCGGAGGCGCGACTCGCGTGATTGGGGCCGTAACTCACGTGGCCGGGGGCGCGACTCGCGTGATTGGGGGCGGAGCTCACGTGGCCGGGGGCGCGACTCGCGTGATTGGGGGCGGAGCTCGCGGGTCACGTCGACGAGACCACGACACCGCGTGACCGGGTACCCCGGGAATCTCTACTCACAGCGAACGTTCACGACGTGGGCCAAGATCACTTCGCCGGAAGCCGACCACGCGGGCGGTTTCCGGCCGTTCCCTCACAAGGACCAGCTTTCGCACCACCGGAGAGCCGATGATGGGCGCCGGTCGCGCACCGCTGTCGGCAGCCGGCTTTCCTCGGCCGATCGGCCGATCCACGCTCAGTACGTGTAACCGGTTGGCCGATACCGGCTACAGCCCCCCACGGCGACCCTTGTGTCAGGGGTTCACGAGGTCTCGAAAAGGACCTTGAGCAGGGAGGAGGGTCACGATGTTCTCGATCGTCTTGACCTGGATCGGCTCGATTCTCGGCCTCGCGCTCTTGGTGGCCATGGCCGCCGGCGCCTTCGTCGTCGACTTCGACGACGCCCGCGGGGACCGTCGCCGGAAGAAGCCGCAAGTCACGGAGAACAAGGGCACCCCCGCGGCACCGCTGGGCTGAACCGCGGCGGAAGTTCCGGCCGATCAAGGCGTCCGGACGTCTTGATCCTCGCGGAGATCCGCTCAGTCGAACGGATTGTGCAGCCGCGCACCGAGCCCGGCCATGTCGGCGAGGTTCCGGGTGACCAGGGTCAGCTCGTGGACCCGGGCGGTCGCGGCGATCAGCCCGTCGATGGACGGCACTTTCCGCGGCGCGTACTGCCTGCCCCATTCGGCCGCGATTTCGGCGGTCACCGGAAGAATCCGTTCCGAGAACTGCGTGGTGAGCCCGGCCAGCCACTCGGTCAGCGCTTCCGCACGCGCCCTGTCCCGCTCCCCTCGATGCCTGAGTTTCGTTATCCCCCTCTCGATCTCCCCCACCGTCAGCGCGCTCAAATAGAGCCTGCTCGACGACACTCCGCCCCACCACCGGGCGAAACCCGGGTTCTGCGTGCGGCGCCGAGCCTCGGACACGATGTTCGTGTCCAGCAGAAAGCTCACCCGCTCACCTCCACGGCATCTCTCGGCAGGTCTTCCGCGCGTTCGGCGGCGATTTCCTCCAGCACGTCGGCCAGCGCCTCCCCGTACTCGGGATGGTGCTGTTCCCCGGAGAGCACGAGCTTGAAATCGAGGGCTTCACCGCTTCCGGTCAACCTGCGGTAATCCACGATGTCCAGCACCACCGCCACCTCCTCCCCGTGTTTCGTGACGAACTGCGGCCCATCGGACGCGGCACGGCGCAGCAGCTCACTCAGCCGCTGCTTGGCGTCCTGCACTTGCCAGGTTGCTGCTTCCATCTAGACAGACTAGACAGAATGGGGCGGGTCGGCAAGGGCTGGGGAGGTGTGACCGGCGGAAACGGGTGGTCAGGCGAGCTCGCCGAGCGCCTTCCGGTAGTCGTCGATGTCGTAGTCCATCTCGTGCTCGCCCGCTTCGGTGAGCTGGGCGGACAGAGCGTCGATGAGGCGGTCGAAGATCTCGTCGCGCTCCTGCCCGGTCTCGCTCAGCCGCCGCACGGCCTGCCAGACCTCGGCCGGCTCGTCGGCCCAGAGCTGGTCGACGATCGTGGTCTTGAGCGCGAGCCGCATCCGCGGTTCGCCGTCGAAGGTCTCCTCGGCCAGCGCCTCGTGGTACTCGGGGTGCTCTCCGATCACCAGCAGGCGGCGCTGCTCGGGGTCGGCGGGTTCGAGTTCCAGCTCCTCGTCCCCGATCTCCGCGTAGACCGTCGGCACGGCGAACATGCGGCGCGCCAGGGCCTCCGCGAGTTCCGCCGGGTCTTCGATCCCCTCGGAGCCGTCGAAGTAGACGTCGAGCGCGGAGTCCTCGTCCTGCGCGAATTCCTCCAGGAACTCGGTCGCGCTCTCCAGCAGCGCGACACGCGCGGCTTCGGGGAGTCCGGCGCGGTCGGCGGCCCAGCTGACCCAGCCGAGCAGAGCGGGCTCCAGCGCGTCTTCGTAGGCCTCGTCGATCTCGAACTCGCCGTCCAGCAGCGATTCGAGGAACCGGGCGAGCTTCTCGGGGCCCACCCGCAGCGGGCTGCCCGGCTCGGTTTCACAGCCGTGATCCACGAGCAGGCGGGCGTAGAACCGCGTCGCCTCCGTGTCCTCCACGAGCCCGGAACCGACGAAATCGGCGACGACCTCTTCGCGGACCTGCTCGGGCCACTCGGTGATCTCGGGCGACGGCTCGGGAGCGGGAAGCGCCCGGATCCAGGCCAGCGCGAGCGCGTGGAACCGGGCGTAGTCCTCGCTGACGTCGGGCTCCTCGACGACGTCCGTCGCGGCCAGCCCGTCCGCGAGCAGCTGGTGGGCGCGCTCGGGCAGCACCCGCTCCAGCGTGACGAGTTCCGGGTCGTCGGCGGCCTGCTGCCGCATCTCGGCCAGCACGTCCTGCGGCTTGTCGACCACGACGACGTCGCGGATCCGGCCACCCTCGGTGAAGTCGACCAGCGCGAGCAAGCCGTGCTCGGCGCCGCCGCGGGAGAAGACGCACAGGAGGGAGGACTCGTCGCCGAAGACGTCACCGGTCCGCCAGCATTCCCCGACGGTCACCGCGGCCAGCTCCGCCGCCCATTCCGGTTCCGGGATCCCGCGGCCCAGCACGGTGCTCAGCGCCGACGCGGCCGCCTCGCGCTCCTCCTCGGTCTCGGCGAAGACCTTCAGCCCGGCGAGCAGCGCGGCCGCGGCCGGGGTGATCTTCCGCTCGGCGAACGCGATGAGCTCCAGGCCCAGCGGCGTTTCGTCCTCTTCGAGCTCGATCTCCCACCACTGGCCGAGCACTTCGGAGGTCAGCAGCTCGACGTCGAGCACCTCGGGTTCGGCACCCAGGGTCGAGAAGTCCCGGAGGACGTCCTTGAAGAGGCCCGTCACACTCGGGGTGGAGGGCTGGGCTGCCTTCTTGCGGGCACGGCTCACCGGACTCATGGCGACATGTTTTCACGCGGACCCGGCCGGGTGCGTCGCGGTGG is from Amycolatopsis lurida and encodes:
- the coaA gene encoding type I pantothenate kinase; translation: MPRVRELSPYVELHREQWRELRRSTPLPLTAAELLRLRGLGEQVDLAEVAEVYLPLSRLINLQVAARQRLYEATTTFLGEDSRGTKVPYIIGIAGSVAVGKSTTARILRTLLARWPDHPRVDLVTTDGFLYPRAELVRRGIMHRKGFPESYDRRALLRFVTDVKSGAERVSAPVYSHLAYDILPDEEQVVQRPDILILEGLNVLQPGPRLTVSDLFDFSIYVDAPTTDIERWYIERFLKLRHTAFADPASHFHHFAGLPDDEARAEARHLWRTINEPNLMENIKPTRPRATLVLRKDADHTINRVRLRKL
- a CDS encoding type II toxin-antitoxin system Phd/YefM family antitoxin → MEAATWQVQDAKQRLSELLRRAASDGPQFVTKHGEEVAVVLDIVDYRRLTGSGEALDFKLVLSGEQHHPEYGEALADVLEEIAAERAEDLPRDAVEVSG
- a CDS encoding type II toxin-antitoxin system VapC family toxin — protein: MSFLLDTNIVSEARRRTQNPGFARWWGGVSSSRLYLSALTVGEIERGITKLRHRGERDRARAEALTEWLAGLTTQFSERILPVTAEIAAEWGRQYAPRKVPSIDGLIAATARVHELTLVTRNLADMAGLGARLHNPFD
- a CDS encoding DUF1841 family protein, giving the protein MSPVSRARKKAAQPSTPSVTGLFKDVLRDFSTLGAEPEVLDVELLTSEVLGQWWEIELEEDETPLGLELIAFAERKITPAAAALLAGLKVFAETEEEREAAASALSTVLGRGIPEPEWAAELAAVTVGECWRTGDVFGDESSLLCVFSRGGAEHGLLALVDFTEGGRIRDVVVVDKPQDVLAEMRQQAADDPELVTLERVLPERAHQLLADGLAATDVVEEPDVSEDYARFHALALAWIRALPAPEPSPEITEWPEQVREEVVADFVGSGLVEDTEATRFYARLLVDHGCETEPGSPLRVGPEKLARFLESLLDGEFEIDEAYEDALEPALLGWVSWAADRAGLPEAARVALLESATEFLEEFAQDEDSALDVYFDGSEGIEDPAELAEALARRMFAVPTVYAEIGDEELELEPADPEQRRLLVIGEHPEYHEALAEETFDGEPRMRLALKTTIVDQLWADEPAEVWQAVRRLSETGQERDEIFDRLIDALSAQLTEAGEHEMDYDIDDYRKALGELA